GGATCACGCGATAGGTCTTGCCCGCCATCTGCTCACTCTCCGGAATGTCTCGGGAAGCCTTCTGGCGAGATTGCGCAGACTGTTCAATCGAGAAGTGGGCAGTCGGCCACTTGCAGTATCAACGCGAGATATAAGCCCGCCAACCGCCGAGCGCGGTGATGTCCTCGGCCCCGACGATCGCGCGCGGCTCAGCGACGAAGCCCTTAACCTGGCTGCCGTCGGCCAGCGTGACCGTGCCGATCGCGAGCGGAGGCGGCACTTCGGCAACGAAGCTGCCGAAGGCGGCAGCGTCGAGCTCATAGACCTCGACCTTGATCGCTGCGCCGCCGACATCGTGGATCAGCGCCGGCTTGGGCGGGACGCTGTCGGCCATAGCATAGAGCTTGTAGCTCGGCGCGGTCTCGGTCGCCTCGACGAACGCCGCATCCCGCGAGGTGAGTTGCCAGTGCAGCGGCATGTCCTTGAGATGCGCGCCGACGACGGCGAGGCGGATGCGGTCCATGCGGGTCTCCAGATCGATTTCAGGTGTCGGGTAAGGATTGCCCCATTGCTCGGCCATCGCGAGTAGCGCGCGGTCGGCCCCGGCGGGGGCGAAGAAACTGACCCCGAAACCGGTACCGTTGAGCCGGAAGCCCGCCGGCACGGCGATCGCTGACATGTCGAGCAGGTTCACGAAATTGGTGTAGGTGCCGAAGTGGCTGTTGAGCGGGATCGGGTTCGCCTTCATCTCGCGCAGGCGGTAGATCGTCGGCGAAGTCGGGACGAACAGCGCGTCGATCTGCTGCCACATGGCCTCGGCAACGCGGGCATATTCGGCAAGCTTGTACTGGCCGCGAAAAGCCTCGACCGCGCTCTTGCCGAGCCCCGCCTCGACAATTTCACGCACCGTAGGATCGATCGAGCCCGGATTCTCGCGCAGGAACTGTTCGATCGCGGCGGTGCGTTCAGCGACCCAGGGGCCGTCATAGAGCAGCTTCGCAGCTTCGAGCAGGGGCGCGATGTCGATCTCGCGGATCGAATAGCCCAACTCAATCGCACGCTCGATGGCCTGGGCGAACAGGCGCTCGGCCTGGAGATCACCGAACCACGGCATGTTCCGCGCCAGCGGCACGCCGAGGCGCTGGCCGAGTTGCATGTCGCGCATATTACGCGAGTAGACATCGGCTGCGTCGAAGCCGGCAGCGATCCCATCGACCAGCGCGCAGTCCTCGGCATCGGCCGCGAAGACGGTGATGACGTCGAGCGATCGACAGGCCGGCAGCAGTCCGCTCGCGCTCCAACGCCCCTTGGTCGGTTTTAGCCCCACGAGACCGTTGAACGCGGCAGGAATCCGGCCCGAGCCAGCGGTGTCGGTACCCAGCGCAAAAGGCACGAGCCCTGCCCCCACGACCACGGCCGATCCCGAGCTCGATCCGCCGCTGACATAGTTCAGATTGAACACGCAGGCCGGCGCCCCATAAGGGCTGCGCGTGCCGTTGAGGCCCGTGGCGAACTGGTCGAGGTTGGTCTTGCCGATGCAGACAGCGCCGGCATCGAGCAGCCTCTGCACGACGAAGGCGTTGCGCTCCGGCTGGAAGGCGAAGTCCGGGCAGGCCGCGGTAGTCGGCAGGCCAGCGACGTCGATATTGTCCTTCACCGCGAACGGCACGCCGGCGAGCGGTTGCGGCTGCCCGGCCTTGATCCGGCCGTCCACTGCACGGGCGGCGCCAAGGATCGCCGCATCGGGAAAACGGCTGATCCAGGCCTGCGGCTGGATTCGGTCATAGGCGGCGATTCGCTCCAGTGTCGCGCTCGCCACTTCCTCGGCGCTGATCTTGCGGGCGTTCACCGCATCGGCGATCTCGCGCGCCTTCATTCCCCGATCTCCGGCGAAAATGCCTCCAGCGCGAAGAGCGGCGCACCCGGCGTCACCTGCTGGCGCTCGCTCACATAGATGCGGCGAACCTTGCCGCCGAGGGGACTGGGCACTGGAGATTCCATCTTCATCGCCTCTATGACTGCGACCGTCTGACCGGCCTCCACCACGCTGCCCTCGGCCATCTCCAGCTTCCAGACGACACCGCCGAACGGCGCCTCGACGAGTTCGCAGCCCTCAGGGATCTCGATCTCGATGACCGCCCCTGCCGCGCTGTCTTCGTTCTCCAGCTCCGCCAGCCTATCGAATTCACCGCGCGCCTGCCAGTCGGAGCGCTCGGCATCGAAAGCAGCCTGGCGCTGCGCCTGGAAGGCTGTGATCGAAGCCGCATTGTCCGCCAGGAAAGCGCGGTATTCGGAGAGGCGGAACGTGCCTTCCTCGATGCGGATATCGCGCCGGCCCAGCGGGAAATCGCGGCGCCACTCGGTCAGTTCCTCATGGGTTACCGGGAAGAAGCGGATGCGGTCGAAGAAGCGCAGCAGCCACGGTTTGCCGTCACGGAACGCCTGGGTCTGGCGCCACGAGTTCCAGATCTGGATCGTCCGCCCGAACAGCTGATAGCCGCCCGGCCCTTCCATCCCATAGATGCACATGTAGGCGCCGCCGATGCCGACGACATTGGGCGGAGTCCATGTGCGAGCCGGGTTGTACTTGGTGGTCACCAGGCGGTGGCGCGGGTCCACCGGGGTTGCCACGGGGGCGCCGAGATAGACGTCGCCCAGGCCCATAACGAGGTATTCAGCATCGAAAACGATGCGCTGCACCTCGTCCTGACTGGCGAGGCCGTTGACCCGCCGGATGAACTCGATGTTGTCGGGGCACCAGGGCGCGTCGTCGCGGACCGAGGCCATGTATTTGGCGACGGTCTCGTGGATCGCGGGATCGTTGTAGGACAGCGGCAACCATACGGTGCGCGAGGGAATCTCGAAGTCGTCGAGCCCGCCGAGCCGCTCCTCGGCCTCGATCAGAGCCTCGACCAGGCGCGACTGTGGCATGACGCGGCTGTCGTGATGGACCTGGAGCGAGCGGATGCCAGGCGTGACGTCGACGATGCCGGGCAGCGCCATCGCCTCGATCTCGAGCATCAGCGCATGGACGCGCAGCCGCAGCTCGAGGTCAAGCACGATCGCGCCGAATTCGACGAGCAGGTGCTGGTCACCCTGGCGGCGGATACGGAATTCGGGACGGTCGGCGCGGGCCGGGTCCTCGAACAGCACGGGGCTGCCGAGCTCTTCGGGCTGCAGCGGCTGGGCGAGCGGACGCTCGCCGGTAATCAACGCTTCCTGCTTCGCCAGTGCGGCCTCGGCAGCGACATCGCTGACCGGCACGAAGCGCACGGTATCGCCCGGAGCGAGCTGGCCGACTTTCCAGAGGTCGGCAGCGATTACCACGAAGGGGCAGACGAAGCCGCCGAGCGACGGCCCGTCCGGCCCGAGGATGATCGGCATGTCGCCGGTGAAGTCGACTGCGCCGATGGCATAGGCGTTGTCGTGGATGTTCGAGGGATGCAGCCCCGCCTCGCCGCCATCCTTGCGCGCCCAGCGCGGCTTCGGACCGCTGAGCCGCACACCCGTGCGGTTGGAGTTGTAATGCACCCTCCAGGCTGCGTCGCAGATCATTGCTATATCATCGGTCGTGAAGAAATCGGGCGCGCCGTGCGGGCCGTAGAGCACGCGGATCTGCCATTCGGTGGCAATCGCGGGTTGATGGCAGTCGGCCAATGGCTCGCCCAGGGCGACGTAGGCCAGGTGCAGCGTATCGCCGGTCAGGACGGCGCGGCCAGCGTGGCCGCCGAACTCGCCCATGGTGAAAGCGCTGCGGCTGCCAAGGAACAGCGGCGCGTCGAGACCGCCCGCAACCAGCAGGTAACCGCGCATCCCGCCACCGCCGACACGGGCGATCTGGAGCGTCTGCCCCGAATCGACTTCAACGATATCGTATGGCGCTACGGAAACGCCATCGAGCTTCGCGCCGAAGTCGGCGCCGGTCAGGCATATCCGCGTAGGCGCGTTGAACAGCAGGGTCGGACCGGCGGCGGTGAACTCGAGGCCGGCGGCGCCCTCGTCATTGCCGAGCAGGCGATTGCCGAGGCGGAAGGCCAGTGCATCCATTGGACCCGAGGGCGGCACGCCGACGTCCCAGTAGCCGGCGCGGCCCGGATAGTCCTGCACCGTCGTCGAAGGACCGCCCGCCAGCACGCGGATGGTGCTGGGGCTATAAGCGATCTCGGCCAAAGCGCGTGTCGAGACCTTGCCGCTGGTGAAGGCCTCGGCGCGGATCACGGTGCGCAGCCAGTCGAGGTTGGTCTCGATCCCCGACAAACGCGTCTCGTCCAGCGCAACCTGCAGGGCCGCGATCGCGGCGTCCCGATCGGGCGCAGTGACGATCAGCTTGGCCAGCATCGGATCGTAGAAAGCGCTAACCTGCGATCCCGCCGCGACCCAGCCATCGACGCGAGGGCCGTCGGGAAAGGTCACTTCAGTCAGCATGCCGGAGCTGGGGCGGAAGTCCTGCGCCGGATCCTCGGCATAGAGCCGGACCTGGATCGAGGCGCCCTGCGGCTTGGCCTCGAAGCCATCGAGGAAGGCGAAATCGCCCGCAGCGCCGCGGATCATCCATTCGACGAGGTCGACGCCGGTCACCTGCTCGGTGACGCCGTGCTCGACCTGGAGACGCGTGTTGACCTCGAGGAAATAGAAATCGTCGCGCGCCGCGTCGAAAAGGAATTCGACCGTGCCGGCCGACTGGTAGCGTGCGCCCGCGGTCAGCCGCACCGCCGCCTCGATCATCGCCGCGCGCGTCGCGGCGGGGAACAGCGGGGCCGGGGTTTCCTCGACGACCTTCTGGTTGCGCCGCTGCAGCGAGCAGTCGCGCTCGCCCAACGCGACGACATGGCCAGCGCCGTCGCCGAAGACCTGTACCTCGATATGGCGCGCGGTCTCGACATAGCGCTCAAGGAACACGCCGCCGTTGCCGAAATTGCCCGTGCCCAGGCGCACGACGCTGTCGAAGGCCTCGGCAAGCTGCGCAGCATCAGCGCAGATGCGCATGCCGATGCCGCCGCCGCCCGCAGTGGCCTTGAGGATCACCGGATAGCCGATCGCATCGGCCGCCGCGACGGCCGCAGCGGGATCGGTCAGCAGGTCGGTGCCCGGAGCGAGCGGCACGCCCTGCGCCTCGGCAAGCGCGCGCGCCGTGTGCTTGAGGCCGAATTCGACGATGTTCTGCGCGGTTGGGCCGATGAAGACTATACCCGCATCGGCGCAAGCTTGTGCGAATTCGGTACTTTCGGAGAGAAATCCGTAACCGGGATGGATCGCTTCGACACCCGTGGCGCGTGCGGCATCGAGGATCGCGGCGATGTTCAGATAGCTTTCCGCAGCCGGCGCCGGGCCGATCCGCACGGCCTCGTCTGCCTGAGCGACGTGGAGCGAGCCGGCATCGGCATCGCTGAAAACCGCGACCGAACCGACGCCCATCTTCCGCAGGGTGCGGACGATCCGACAGGCGATCGCGCCGCGGTTGGCGATGAGGACCTTCTGGAACATGCCTATTCGGCAACGATCATGCGGACGGGCGTCGGGTTGAAGCCGTTGCAGGGGTTGTTGATCTGCGGGCAGTTCGAGACGACGACGTCGACATCCATCTCGGCGCGCAGATCCACGGTCAGCCCCGGCGCGGAAATCCCGTCGACGATGCCCAGCGCGCCGTCGGCCTCGACCGGCACATTCATGAAGAAGTTGATGTTCGAGACCATGTCGCGCTTGCCGCGGCCGACGCGGACATTGGCGTCGAGGAAGTTGTCGACGCAGCTGTGCTGGGCCTTCGTGTGGTGGCCATAGCGCAGCGTGTTGCTCTCGCAGGAACACGCTCCGCCGATCGTGTCGTGATAGGCGACCGAAGTGCCAATGATCGTCATCATCGGCCGACCCTCGTTCGACAGCAGCACGGCCCCGTCGCGCAGGAACAGGTTGCCCTGCGCCGCGATCGTGTCCTGCGCGGAATAGCGTTCGGCGTCGTCATCGGCGGCATAGATCAGGAAGTCGACCGCCTGGTTGCCTTCGAGATCGACGATGCGCAGCGTCTGCCCTGCATAGACGCGGAACAGCCAGGGTGCGCGCGCGGGCACCACTTCGTCATGGACGATCGTGCCGGCCAGTCCCTCGGTCGCTCTATCGGTCATCTCGGCTTACCTCAGGTAATAGTCTTCGGTGTTGAGGAAGGCGCGCAGCCCTTCGGGGCTGGCATTGCGCAGCGGATCGTCCGCGAGCGTCACCGGGCCGCGCCAGGCGGTCGCGCGCAGCGGCGTCACCGTGTAATCGGCCCGCGGATCGAGCACGTGCGGGCAGTTCGCCAGGACGACGATCAGGTCCATCTCGGCGCGCAGCAACAGCGACCGCCCCGGCGCGAAAGGCCCGATCTGCGGCGTGGTCGCGCCGTCTGCCTCGATCCGGACGCCCTTGAACCAGTTGATGCAGGGATGAACGTCCTTGCGGCCCAGCCCGTGCTTGGCGGCGCCGAGCATGAAGCGGTCTCGGGCGTTGGGATGGGTGCCATAGTTGACGCCGTCGCCGTACTTGCGCGCGTTCGACGCGTCGTTCGAGGGGCCGCAGAAAGCGTCGTGGGTTTCCGCGCCGTCCTTGACGATCGACATCATGACGCGGCCCATGTCGGACAGCAGCAGCTTGCCCGCGCCCAGGTAGCCGTTCCACTGCACCTTGACCGTATCGGCGACATTGAGCCGTTCGAGCGGGTTCTCCGCGTTGAACAACAGCATCGAAGTGCAGGCATCGCCTTGGAGGTCGATCAGCCGCAGCCGCGCGCCGCGCGCCAGCCGGCGCGAGGCATAGCCGCCTGCCGCGATGGTCTCTTCCCAAAGGACGGGCCCGTCCGCATCTGTGGCTACCGCGGGCAATGTCGGCATCGCCTCGACCCTGGTTCCGGCCATCGCACGAGCATGGGCCTGTGCGCCATAGGGATCGGCAGTATTGGCGTCAGGAGCATTTGGCATCAGCGCGACTCCTTGGACGAAAGCGGCGGCAAAAGTGCCGAAGTGGTGACCAGGCGGACCTGCTGCACGCCGCGGATTTTTCGCAGTGCGTCACACAGTTGCTGCAGACGCAGCGCAGTCCCCTGGACCAGCAGGACCTCCATCGACTGGTCGTCTTCGAGGAAGATGTGCTGCGACGAGATGATCTCGGCGATGAAGCCCGACTGGACCTGCGCGAGTGCCTGGCGACCTCGACCGGCTTCGGCGCGGTAGATCAAGGTCACGGTACCGGCGAGCACGGTTTCCGGCCGTTCACGGGCGTTGTGCTCGGTCAGGGCATTGCGAATCAGCTCGGCAATCATCTGCGACCGATTGGCCACGGCACGCTCCAAGACCATGGCGTCGAGTTCTGCGAACAGCTCTGCCGGT
The window above is part of the Novosphingobium sp. G106 genome. Proteins encoded here:
- the atzF gene encoding allophanate hydrolase, which translates into the protein MKAREIADAVNARKISAEEVASATLERIAAYDRIQPQAWISRFPDAAILGAARAVDGRIKAGQPQPLAGVPFAVKDNIDVAGLPTTAACPDFAFQPERNAFVVQRLLDAGAVCIGKTNLDQFATGLNGTRSPYGAPACVFNLNYVSGGSSSGSAVVVGAGLVPFALGTDTAGSGRIPAAFNGLVGLKPTKGRWSASGLLPACRSLDVITVFAADAEDCALVDGIAAGFDAADVYSRNMRDMQLGQRLGVPLARNMPWFGDLQAERLFAQAIERAIELGYSIREIDIAPLLEAAKLLYDGPWVAERTAAIEQFLRENPGSIDPTVREIVEAGLGKSAVEAFRGQYKLAEYARVAEAMWQQIDALFVPTSPTIYRLREMKANPIPLNSHFGTYTNFVNLLDMSAIAVPAGFRLNGTGFGVSFFAPAGADRALLAMAEQWGNPYPTPEIDLETRMDRIRLAVVGAHLKDMPLHWQLTSRDAAFVEATETAPSYKLYAMADSVPPKPALIHDVGGAAIKVEVYELDAAAFGSFVAEVPPPLAIGTVTLADGSQVKGFVAEPRAIVGAEDITALGGWRAYISR
- the uca gene encoding urea carboxylase, with product MFQKVLIANRGAIACRIVRTLRKMGVGSVAVFSDADAGSLHVAQADEAVRIGPAPAAESYLNIAAILDAARATGVEAIHPGYGFLSESTEFAQACADAGIVFIGPTAQNIVEFGLKHTARALAEAQGVPLAPGTDLLTDPAAAVAAADAIGYPVILKATAGGGGIGMRICADAAQLAEAFDSVVRLGTGNFGNGGVFLERYVETARHIEVQVFGDGAGHVVALGERDCSLQRRNQKVVEETPAPLFPAATRAAMIEAAVRLTAGARYQSAGTVEFLFDAARDDFYFLEVNTRLQVEHGVTEQVTGVDLVEWMIRGAAGDFAFLDGFEAKPQGASIQVRLYAEDPAQDFRPSSGMLTEVTFPDGPRVDGWVAAGSQVSAFYDPMLAKLIVTAPDRDAAIAALQVALDETRLSGIETNLDWLRTVIRAEAFTSGKVSTRALAEIAYSPSTIRVLAGGPSTTVQDYPGRAGYWDVGVPPSGPMDALAFRLGNRLLGNDEGAAGLEFTAAGPTLLFNAPTRICLTGADFGAKLDGVSVAPYDIVEVDSGQTLQIARVGGGGMRGYLLVAGGLDAPLFLGSRSAFTMGEFGGHAGRAVLTGDTLHLAYVALGEPLADCHQPAIATEWQIRVLYGPHGAPDFFTTDDIAMICDAAWRVHYNSNRTGVRLSGPKPRWARKDGGEAGLHPSNIHDNAYAIGAVDFTGDMPIILGPDGPSLGGFVCPFVVIAADLWKVGQLAPGDTVRFVPVSDVAAEAALAKQEALITGERPLAQPLQPEELGSPVLFEDPARADRPEFRIRRQGDQHLLVEFGAIVLDLELRLRVHALMLEIEAMALPGIVDVTPGIRSLQVHHDSRVMPQSRLVEALIEAEERLGGLDDFEIPSRTVWLPLSYNDPAIHETVAKYMASVRDDAPWCPDNIEFIRRVNGLASQDEVQRIVFDAEYLVMGLGDVYLGAPVATPVDPRHRLVTTKYNPARTWTPPNVVGIGGAYMCIYGMEGPGGYQLFGRTIQIWNSWRQTQAFRDGKPWLLRFFDRIRFFPVTHEELTEWRRDFPLGRRDIRIEEGTFRLSEYRAFLADNAASITAFQAQRQAAFDAERSDWQARGEFDRLAELENEDSAAGAVIEIEIPEGCELVEAPFGGVVWKLEMAEGSVVEAGQTVAVIEAMKMESPVPSPLGGKVRRIYVSERQQVTPGAPLFALEAFSPEIGE
- a CDS encoding urea amidolyase associated protein UAAP2, producing MTDRATEGLAGTIVHDEVVPARAPWLFRVYAGQTLRIVDLEGNQAVDFLIYAADDDAERYSAQDTIAAQGNLFLRDGAVLLSNEGRPMMTIIGTSVAYHDTIGGACSCESNTLRYGHHTKAQHSCVDNFLDANVRVGRGKRDMVSNINFFMNVPVEADGALGIVDGISAPGLTVDLRAEMDVDVVVSNCPQINNPCNGFNPTPVRMIVAE
- a CDS encoding urea amidolyase associated protein UAAP1, whose amino-acid sequence is MPNAPDANTADPYGAQAHARAMAGTRVEAMPTLPAVATDADGPVLWEETIAAGGYASRRLARGARLRLIDLQGDACTSMLLFNAENPLERLNVADTVKVQWNGYLGAGKLLLSDMGRVMMSIVKDGAETHDAFCGPSNDASNARKYGDGVNYGTHPNARDRFMLGAAKHGLGRKDVHPCINWFKGVRIEADGATTPQIGPFAPGRSLLLRAEMDLIVVLANCPHVLDPRADYTVTPLRATAWRGPVTLADDPLRNASPEGLRAFLNTEDYYLR
- a CDS encoding CopG family ribbon-helix-helix protein, whose product is MNDLSQPSLVRLSVSLPAELFAELDAMVLERAVANRSQMIAELIRNALTEHNARERPETVLAGTVTLIYRAEAGRGRQALAQVQSGFIAEIISSQHIFLEDDQSMEVLLVQGTALRLQQLCDALRKIRGVQQVRLVTTSALLPPLSSKESR